The following DNA comes from Epinephelus moara isolate mb chromosome 2, YSFRI_EMoa_1.0, whole genome shotgun sequence.
CTTTTCACAAACACCACTGTTTCTGTGCTTTGTGGAATATCATGGTTTATACCAGCATCATGGATGGTAGGTATAGTTTTTGATGCTCTTAGATTGCCTTTCTgtaattcaaacataattttgcAGTGCTATTGTGACCATTTAACAGTAACAGTGCTTGGATGTGAGAATGTACGAGAAATTCAGGTCGTTGCATTAGGTCTTGCCATGTTTAGTTTGTTGTTGCCTCTGGGTTTTATCATCTTCTCGTATTTTGTCATCATTGTTGCTGTAATGAAAATGTCCAACTCTGATGGCCGCCACATCAGGGCTCTGTCTACGTGCACACCACAGCTTCTCATCACATGTCTATTTTACATGCCGAGATGCTTTGTTTATCTTGCAAATAATGTGGGATTCATTTTGAGTGATCCATTTCGCACTGTTGTTATAATGCTGTACAGTCTTTTACCTGCTGCTATCAACCCAGTAATATATTGTTTCAAAACCAAGGATATCAAAGAAAACTTGAAGAAGAGATTTTTAACCAGGAAAATTAATAACAGCACAAATAAAGGATAGAATACAACATGGTCAATGTGCAACTGATAATATAGGGGAGCAATGTGCAATATATGACATCAAGTAGTGTGCTGTTTACTTTTGCTGGATCCAATGTGTTACATCTATGTTTACTTTTAAGTCACTGCATGGTCAGACTCCTCTGTACAATTTCTATGAGCCACAACACAGCCTGTGATCCTCAAGCAGGGGCTCCCTCAAGCCATGTTATAAGTTCACTGAGCTGTTTCTTTGTTGGGTCTCTCAGCTCTAGATCTACTTTCCTGGTCAGGGAGCCAAATCAGAATGAACTTACATCCCATCATAAAGCCTCTGTTTTTAGCAGATTATTGTAACAATGTTGTGCTTTTCAGGCATGAAAATGGGTCAGGGGTGAAAAGGTGAGAAGGATACGAGACCCGGCACCTGCTAGGGGGTCCCGGGGTTATGCTCTtcgattgtttttttttggtggaaaaatgaGTTTCCAAATGCTCATATCTGATTTCTTTTAGATTTACTCTAGTGGTGGTCACATGCAGAATTACAAgactgcacaaaaacaaaagtatgaatGTATAACTAAGTGCAAATAAAGTAtctttacatgtttacatatgTTGTATAAGAGACGAgaccaggggcggactgggacacAAATTCAGCCGCACCGCCCCACACACCGTCCCACACGTTTCTACCTATAATCCTCTATATGcttgtacacactacacaaacgCTGTCCTGAGAATCAACTGCATAATCATAATCAGCAGTTATTGTTTAATTCCAGACTATAAAACAAATGCAATAATATATTGGCCACAAATGGCGA
Coding sequences within:
- the LOC126404861 gene encoding olfactory receptor 52E8-like, with protein sequence MTAGCSSTFMEADLLGATHSFILMVMALDRFIAICAPLRYTVLFTNTTVSVLCGISWFIPASWMVGIVFDALRLPFCNSNIILQCYCDHLTVTVLGCENVREIQVVALGLAMFSLLLPLGFIIFSYFVIIVAVMKMSNSDGRHIRALSTCTPQLLITCLFYMPRCFVYLANNVGFILSDPFRTVVIMLYSLLPAAINPVIYCFKTKDIKENLKKRFLTRKINNSTNKG